The Myxococcus stipitatus genome has a segment encoding these proteins:
- the dapB gene encoding 4-hydroxy-tetrahydrodipicolinate reductase translates to MIRTVITGSAGRMGSTLVRLTRDSKALELVGATARPGSPFVGQDAGLAARVGEARVPVSDDLGRTLDAAHADVVIDFTSAELSVAHAKACAARGVALVVGSTGFDPGQQAALAECAKRIPIVAAPNMSVGVNVVFRVAAELARVLGDGFDVEVLEAHHRMKKDAPSGTALRLAEVLASALGRTKDDLAFARHGNIGARPAREIGVQTLRGGDVVGEHTVFFYGEGERIELTHRATSRDQFGLGALRAARWVVGRPPGLYDMADVLGFQQGTP, encoded by the coding sequence ATGATTCGCACCGTCATCACCGGAAGCGCGGGGCGCATGGGCAGCACGCTGGTGCGCCTGACGCGCGACTCGAAGGCGCTGGAGCTGGTGGGCGCCACCGCGCGCCCGGGCAGCCCCTTCGTGGGACAGGACGCGGGGCTCGCCGCGAGGGTGGGCGAGGCGCGCGTCCCGGTGTCGGACGACCTGGGGCGGACCCTGGACGCGGCCCACGCGGACGTCGTCATCGACTTCACCAGCGCGGAGCTGAGCGTGGCCCACGCGAAGGCGTGCGCCGCGCGGGGCGTGGCGCTGGTGGTGGGCTCCACGGGCTTCGACCCCGGGCAGCAGGCGGCGCTGGCGGAGTGCGCGAAGCGCATCCCCATCGTGGCCGCGCCGAACATGTCGGTGGGCGTCAACGTGGTGTTCCGCGTGGCGGCGGAGCTGGCGCGCGTGCTGGGCGACGGCTTCGACGTGGAGGTGCTGGAGGCGCACCACCGCATGAAGAAGGACGCGCCCAGCGGCACCGCCCTGCGGCTGGCGGAGGTGCTGGCGTCGGCGCTCGGGCGCACGAAGGACGACCTCGCCTTCGCGCGCCACGGAAACATCGGCGCCCGGCCCGCGCGCGAGATTGGCGTGCAGACGCTGCGCGGCGGGGACGTGGTGGGCGAGCACACGGTGTTCTTCTACGGTGAGGGTGAGCGCATCGAGCTGACCCACCGGGCGACCAGCCGGGACCAGTTCGGCCTGGGCGCGCTGCGCGCCGCGCGTTGGGTGGTGGGCCGCCCGCCAGGGCTGTATGACATGGCCGACGTGCTCGGCTTCCAACAGGGGACTCCATGA
- a CDS encoding YihY/virulence factor BrkB family protein, which produces MRLPRLKYLTWREFARRFVKEFQEDTVTDIAAQLSYYLLFSLFPFLFFLVTLVAYLPFAPGAVDAMLDRIRPLVPSQALGVVTQHLTSLVDQPRPRLLTVGLVVALWTASRGVDALRKALNLAYDVPESRPFWKTQGLAMVVTLIGTLLIPLSFAIFLLGGRLGAWLAERLHVQEAFHMVWSWVRWPFTAGLVMLVLSLCYYLLPDVRQRFKYITPGSVLGTLVWMGSTWGFTQYVEHFGKYNVTYGSIGGVVVLLLWLYISGLVFICGGELNAILEHASSEGKEKGARTFDEPAPLEPPLKTPGAAKSASSARRSRLAFWRWRRRVARGQSPEPSGAEQQGGPPPTLH; this is translated from the coding sequence ATGCGGCTGCCGCGGCTCAAGTACCTCACGTGGCGCGAATTCGCCCGGCGCTTCGTGAAGGAGTTCCAGGAAGACACCGTCACGGACATCGCGGCGCAGTTGTCGTACTACCTCCTCTTCTCGCTGTTCCCGTTCCTCTTCTTCCTCGTCACGCTGGTGGCCTACCTGCCGTTCGCGCCGGGGGCGGTGGACGCGATGCTGGACCGCATCCGCCCGCTGGTGCCTTCGCAGGCGCTGGGCGTGGTGACGCAGCACCTGACGTCGCTGGTGGACCAGCCCCGGCCCAGGCTGCTCACGGTGGGTCTGGTGGTGGCGCTCTGGACGGCATCGCGCGGCGTGGACGCCCTGCGCAAGGCGCTCAACCTGGCCTACGACGTGCCCGAGTCCCGCCCCTTCTGGAAGACGCAGGGTCTGGCCATGGTGGTGACGCTCATCGGCACGCTGCTCATCCCCCTGTCGTTCGCCATCTTCCTCCTGGGCGGACGGTTGGGGGCGTGGCTGGCGGAGCGGCTGCACGTCCAGGAGGCCTTCCACATGGTCTGGTCCTGGGTGCGCTGGCCGTTCACCGCGGGGCTGGTGATGCTGGTGCTCTCGCTCTGCTACTACCTGCTGCCGGACGTGAGGCAGCGCTTCAAGTACATCACCCCGGGCTCCGTGCTGGGCACGCTGGTGTGGATGGGGAGCACGTGGGGCTTCACGCAGTACGTGGAGCACTTCGGCAAGTACAACGTCACCTACGGCTCCATCGGTGGCGTGGTGGTGCTGCTGCTGTGGCTCTACATCTCCGGGCTGGTGTTCATCTGCGGCGGCGAGCTCAACGCCATCCTCGAGCACGCGTCCTCGGAGGGGAAGGAGAAGGGCGCGCGGACGTTCGACGAGCCGGCGCCGCTGGAGCCGCCGCTCAAGACGCCCGGCGCGGCCAAGAGCGCCAGCAGCGCGCGGCGCTCGCGGCTGGCCTTCTGGCGCTGGCGTCGCCGGGTGGCCCGGGGACAGTCCCCCGAGCCGAGCGGGGCGGAGCAGCAGGGAGGCCCTCCGCCCACGTTGCACTGA
- a CDS encoding fumarylacetoacetate hydrolase family protein yields MTTARYCRFLHEGRAHHGRVEGSEVVVLTSAPWLSGAKDTGIRRSLSAVTLLVPSDASKVVCIGQNYRKHAEEMGKPVPVEPLIFTKPSTSLNGPGSPIRIPKASQEVHFEAELAIVIGERLKNADETTAARAIWGLTCFNDVTARDIQKREIQHTRAKGYDTFACAGPWAVTGLSPDDLQISCRVNGQVRQDSRTSDMVFSPARLVAFISHIMTLLPGDLVSTGTPSGVGKLAAGDSVEVEIEGIGTLLNPVELEP; encoded by the coding sequence ATGACGACCGCCCGCTACTGCCGCTTCCTGCACGAGGGCCGCGCGCACCACGGCCGCGTCGAGGGTTCGGAGGTGGTGGTGCTCACCTCCGCGCCGTGGCTGTCGGGCGCGAAGGACACCGGCATCCGCCGCTCGCTGTCCGCGGTGACGCTGCTGGTGCCCTCGGACGCGTCGAAGGTCGTGTGCATCGGGCAGAACTACCGCAAGCACGCGGAGGAGATGGGCAAGCCCGTCCCCGTCGAGCCGCTCATCTTCACCAAGCCCTCCACCTCGCTCAACGGCCCGGGTTCGCCCATCCGCATCCCCAAGGCGAGCCAGGAGGTCCACTTCGAGGCGGAGCTGGCCATCGTCATCGGCGAGCGGCTGAAGAACGCGGACGAGACCACCGCCGCGCGCGCCATCTGGGGCCTGACGTGCTTCAACGACGTCACCGCGCGCGACATCCAGAAGCGCGAAATCCAGCACACGCGCGCCAAGGGCTACGACACCTTCGCCTGCGCCGGCCCCTGGGCCGTGACGGGCCTGTCCCCCGACGACCTCCAGATCTCCTGCCGCGTCAACGGACAGGTGCGCCAGGACAGCCGCACGTCGGACATGGTGTTCAGCCCCGCGCGCCTGGTCGCCTTCATCTCCCACATCATGACGCTGCTGCCGGGCGACCTGGTCAGCACCGGGACGCCCTCGGGCGTGGGGAAGCTTGCGGCCGGGGACTCGGTTGAAGTGGAAATCGAGGGAATCGGGACCCTGCTCAATCCGGTTGAGCTGGAGCCGTGA
- a CDS encoding M48 family metallopeptidase produces MQRILTAVLGLSLALTVGCTTQRVQAEKALAKTFVSDEQEEEIGQQVKKELETKEGIKYVQDAAVVDYVRNLSSPIIRQATKDRPGVQWKINVIDDPKTVNAFATPGGYLYVYTGLILASDTEAELAGVMAHEAGHVVGRHSARAMVNQMGIQTVSQLALGQNPGAAAQIAAQLVGGGAMLAHSRSEESEADQYGARYANGAGYDPRGLITFFEKLQKEQGSTPGVMKWLSTHPTNEKRIKDLQEYIRQNNLRSTNNSPGQLPAIKQKLGGR; encoded by the coding sequence ATGCAACGGATTCTCACGGCGGTACTGGGCCTCTCCCTGGCCCTGACGGTGGGCTGCACCACGCAGCGTGTCCAGGCGGAGAAGGCGCTGGCGAAGACCTTCGTCTCCGACGAGCAGGAGGAGGAGATCGGCCAGCAGGTGAAGAAGGAGCTCGAGACGAAGGAGGGCATCAAGTACGTGCAGGACGCCGCCGTCGTCGACTACGTGCGCAACCTGTCCTCGCCCATCATCCGGCAGGCCACGAAGGACCGGCCGGGCGTGCAGTGGAAGATCAACGTCATCGACGACCCGAAGACGGTGAACGCCTTCGCCACGCCGGGTGGCTACCTGTATGTGTACACCGGCCTCATCCTCGCCTCGGACACGGAGGCGGAGCTGGCCGGCGTCATGGCGCACGAGGCGGGTCACGTGGTGGGCCGGCACTCGGCGCGGGCCATGGTGAACCAGATGGGCATCCAGACGGTGTCGCAGTTGGCGCTGGGGCAGAACCCGGGCGCCGCCGCGCAGATCGCCGCGCAGCTGGTGGGCGGCGGCGCGATGCTCGCGCACAGCCGCAGCGAGGAGTCCGAGGCGGATCAGTACGGCGCGCGCTACGCCAACGGCGCCGGCTACGACCCGCGCGGCCTCATCACCTTCTTCGAGAAGCTCCAGAAGGAGCAGGGCAGCACGCCGGGCGTCATGAAGTGGCTCAGCACGCACCCCACCAACGAGAAGCGCATCAAGGACCTCCAGGAGTACATCCGGCAGAACAACCTGCGCTCCACCAACAACAGCCCGGGCCAGCTGCCCGCCATCAAGCAGAAGCTGGGCGGCAGGTAG
- the mutM gene encoding bifunctional DNA-formamidopyrimidine glycosylase/DNA-(apurinic or apyrimidinic site) lyase: MPELPEVEIARRNLVRWFEGRRLERAEADSSRVFRGAERTRFSQLHGRLNSLVRRGKYLLFAFEEDRGLLAHLGMTGKFVRRQEGEAVPASRARFHLDDGRVIHFADARMFGRMEPVAASGLRDLEVVRALGRDPLADGLTAAQLQQAVGGSKQDLKVALMDQGRIAGLGNIHAAEALFRAGLHPSRKPSSLAPEDWKRLVQAIRESIDFGLEEQEGEEPVYLEEGKSENPFLVYGRGGGPCSRCGSPVESFLQAGRTTHACPRCQPRGRTGK, from the coding sequence ATGCCTGAATTACCCGAAGTGGAGATCGCCCGGCGCAACCTGGTGCGCTGGTTCGAGGGTCGACGTCTCGAGCGCGCCGAGGCCGACTCCAGCCGCGTCTTCCGGGGCGCGGAGCGGACCCGCTTCTCCCAACTCCATGGCCGGTTGAACTCGCTCGTCCGGCGGGGCAAGTACCTGCTGTTCGCCTTCGAGGAGGACCGGGGGCTCTTGGCCCACCTGGGGATGACGGGCAAGTTCGTGCGCCGCCAGGAGGGGGAGGCCGTCCCCGCCAGCCGCGCCCGCTTCCACCTGGACGATGGACGCGTCATCCACTTCGCCGACGCGCGCATGTTCGGCCGCATGGAGCCGGTGGCCGCCTCCGGCCTGCGCGACCTGGAGGTGGTCCGGGCCCTGGGGAGGGATCCGCTCGCGGACGGCCTCACCGCCGCCCAGCTCCAGCAGGCCGTGGGCGGGTCCAAGCAGGATTTGAAGGTCGCCCTGATGGACCAGGGGCGTATCGCCGGGCTCGGCAACATCCACGCCGCCGAGGCCCTCTTCCGGGCGGGGCTCCACCCCTCCCGCAAGCCCTCCTCCCTCGCCCCGGAGGACTGGAAGCGGCTGGTCCAGGCCATCCGCGAGAGCATCGACTTCGGCCTCGAGGAGCAGGAGGGGGAGGAGCCCGTGTACCTGGAGGAGGGGAAGTCGGAGAACCCGTTCCTCGTGTATGGGCGGGGAGGTGGCCCATGCTCCCGGTGTGGCTCCCCGGTGGAGTCCTTCCTCCAGGCCGGCCGTACCACCCATGCCTGTCCCCGGTGCCAACCCCGGGGGAGGACTGGGAAATGA
- the folK gene encoding 2-amino-4-hydroxy-6-hydroxymethyldihydropteridine diphosphokinase: MNTIVYVGLGSNEGEREAHLVAALTALSRIDAVAVLRCSSLFDSAPVGPPQPRYLNAVVALDCGLSPQRLLAILQQIEKDLGRRRDQHWGPRTIDLDILFWEGQVVADPNLQVPHLELHKRRFALEPLAELAPDLKHPVLGMTVTELLGKLAPQDVRKSESTWWPEASLPSNET; the protein is encoded by the coding sequence GTGAACACCATCGTCTACGTTGGGTTGGGGTCGAACGAGGGGGAGCGGGAAGCCCACCTCGTGGCCGCTTTGACCGCGCTGTCCCGCATCGACGCGGTGGCGGTGCTCCGCTGTTCCTCCCTGTTCGACAGCGCCCCGGTGGGGCCGCCGCAGCCGCGCTACCTCAACGCGGTGGTGGCGCTCGACTGCGGGCTGTCGCCGCAGCGCCTGCTGGCCATCCTCCAGCAGATAGAGAAGGACCTCGGCCGTCGTCGGGACCAGCACTGGGGGCCGCGCACCATCGACCTGGACATCCTCTTCTGGGAGGGACAGGTGGTGGCGGACCCCAACCTCCAGGTACCGCACCTGGAGCTGCACAAGCGCCGCTTCGCGCTGGAGCCGCTGGCCGAGCTGGCGCCGGACCTGAAGCACCCCGTGCTCGGAATGACGGTGACGGAGCTCCTCGGGAAGCTCGCCCCGCAGGATGTCCGCAAGAGTGAGTCCACCTGGTGGCCCGAAGCGAGCCTACCGAGCAACGAGACATGA
- the lysA gene encoding diaminopimelate decarboxylase translates to MSHFPFRKGVLHAEGVPLPAIADAVGTPTYVYSTAALTEHFRAVTEAFAPTRHLVCYSVKANSNLAILKLLAGLGGGFDIVSGGELARVRHAGGDAAKTVFAGVGKTAEEMEAALAAGLLLFNVESAEELELLDAVGRRLGRRAPFALRVNPDVDARTHRYIATGLKTSKFGVPFEEAMALYARSKKLKGVRAAGLDCHIGSQLTQGAPMRAALTKVAGLYAELKARKHPLEYLDVGGGLGITYTDETPPTAAEYARIVLAATKDTGATLVLEPGRFLMGNAGVLLTRVLYRKRTPAKQFVVVDAGMNDLIRPALYEAHHGLVPLRMRRGKAVEVDVVGPVCESTDVLAKARPLILPRAGELYAFLGAGAYGMSMASNYNSRPRPAEVLVDGQAWRVVRERERTEDLWRGERA, encoded by the coding sequence GTGAGCCACTTCCCCTTTCGCAAGGGTGTGCTGCACGCGGAGGGGGTGCCCCTGCCGGCCATCGCCGACGCGGTGGGCACCCCCACCTATGTCTATTCCACCGCCGCGCTGACGGAGCACTTCCGCGCGGTGACGGAGGCCTTCGCGCCGACGCGGCACCTCGTGTGCTACTCGGTGAAGGCCAACTCCAACCTCGCCATCCTCAAGCTCCTCGCGGGGCTGGGCGGGGGCTTCGACATCGTCTCCGGCGGCGAGCTGGCCCGGGTGCGGCACGCGGGCGGCGATGCGGCGAAGACGGTGTTCGCGGGCGTGGGCAAGACGGCGGAGGAGATGGAGGCGGCGCTGGCCGCCGGCCTCCTGCTCTTCAACGTGGAGAGCGCGGAGGAGCTGGAGCTGCTCGACGCGGTGGGGCGCCGGCTGGGACGGCGCGCGCCGTTCGCCCTGCGGGTGAACCCGGACGTCGACGCGCGCACCCACCGCTACATCGCCACGGGGCTGAAGACGTCGAAGTTCGGCGTGCCCTTCGAGGAGGCGATGGCGCTCTACGCGCGCTCGAAGAAGCTCAAGGGCGTGCGCGCGGCCGGGCTGGACTGCCACATCGGCTCGCAGCTCACGCAGGGCGCGCCCATGCGGGCCGCGCTCACCAAGGTCGCGGGGCTCTACGCGGAGCTCAAGGCCCGCAAGCACCCGCTGGAGTACCTGGACGTGGGCGGCGGCCTGGGCATCACCTACACGGACGAGACGCCGCCGACGGCCGCGGAGTACGCGCGCATCGTGCTCGCCGCGACGAAGGACACGGGCGCCACGCTGGTGCTGGAGCCCGGGCGCTTCCTGATGGGCAACGCCGGCGTGCTGCTCACCCGCGTGCTGTACCGCAAGCGCACCCCCGCCAAGCAGTTCGTGGTGGTGGACGCGGGGATGAACGACCTCATCCGCCCCGCCCTCTACGAGGCCCACCACGGCCTCGTCCCCCTGCGCATGCGCCGGGGCAAGGCGGTGGAGGTGGACGTGGTGGGGCCGGTGTGTGAGTCGACGGACGTGCTCGCGAAGGCGCGGCCCCTGATCCTCCCCCGGGCGGGCGAGCTGTATGCCTTCCTCGGCGCCGGGGCTTACGGCATGAGCATGGCTTCCAACTACAACTCGCGGCCCCGTCCGGCGGAGGTGCTGGTGGACGGTCAGGCGTGGCGGGTGGTGAGGGAGCGCGAGCGCACCGAGGATCTCTGGCGCGGCGAGCGGGCCTGA
- a CDS encoding Ku protein: MSRPVWVGSLRFGVVTLPVRLHGAVASRQVRFHLLHDADGGRIQNRRVCSVDGEQVPLEHVVRGHEREGGGFVAVTSGELDALDPQASRVIELTEFVEPASVDPVLWDASYHLVPAEGAERAHALLTQALRSSGRAGVGQFVLRQKGHLCLVRPYGRGLVLTTLHYADEVVPQDALPELALSAPEPSPQELDAVLGLISAGAMDFDARRYRDTHRERVLAFLERRARSRSRSVTVGPWPRPSREAEASGSLRLRSRLAAREVRARDEAPEDVGAQAPAREEGEEPSS, from the coding sequence ATGTCACGTCCGGTCTGGGTCGGTTCGCTGCGCTTCGGCGTGGTGACGTTGCCGGTGCGGCTGCATGGCGCCGTCGCCTCGCGCCAGGTGCGCTTCCACCTGCTGCATGACGCGGACGGCGGGCGCATCCAGAACCGGCGCGTGTGCTCGGTGGATGGCGAGCAGGTGCCGCTGGAGCACGTGGTGCGCGGGCACGAGCGGGAGGGCGGCGGCTTCGTGGCGGTGACGAGCGGCGAGCTGGACGCCCTGGACCCCCAGGCCAGCCGTGTCATCGAGTTGACGGAGTTCGTGGAGCCGGCCTCCGTGGACCCGGTGCTGTGGGATGCCTCCTACCACCTGGTGCCGGCCGAGGGGGCCGAGCGGGCCCATGCCCTGTTGACCCAGGCGCTGCGCTCGTCGGGGCGCGCGGGGGTGGGGCAGTTCGTGCTGCGCCAGAAGGGGCACCTGTGCCTGGTCCGACCGTATGGGCGGGGGCTGGTGCTGACCACGCTGCACTACGCGGACGAGGTGGTGCCGCAGGACGCGCTGCCGGAGCTGGCCCTGTCGGCCCCGGAGCCGTCGCCCCAGGAGCTGGACGCCGTGCTGGGGTTGATCTCCGCGGGCGCGATGGACTTCGACGCTCGCCGCTACCGCGACACCCACCGGGAGCGGGTGCTCGCTTTCCTGGAGCGCAGGGCCCGGTCCCGCTCCCGTTCCGTGACGGTGGGCCCCTGGCCCCGGCCGTCCCGGGAGGCGGAGGCGTCCGGGAGCCTGCGGCTGCGCTCGCGCCTGGCGGCGCGCGAGGTCCGCGCGCGGGACGAGGCGCCGGAGGACGTCGGGGCCCAGGCCCCGGCGCGGGAGGAGGGCGAGGAGCCGTCGTCCTGA
- the dapA gene encoding 4-hydroxy-tetrahydrodipicolinate synthase produces the protein MKTFEGSMTALATPFRDGALDEPAYRALVRQQIEGGTSVLVPMGTTGESVTMTADECARAVRVVVEEAKGRALVVGGAGSNNTAEVIESVARVRDAGADGALVVTPYYNRPTQAGLVAHFGAVARAHPGFPLVAYNVPGRTGVDLLPETALRLCDFPEVVAIKEATGNLARTIDLVEKCGDRLTLLSGDDFTVLPFIACGGKGVISVSSNVAPRMMADLVAAARAGDLAKARGLQVKMNNLHRLLFVESSPTPVKWALHLMGLFGPEIRLPLLPMTEPNAAKLRDELRHLGLLPA, from the coding sequence ATGAAGACCTTCGAAGGCTCCATGACGGCGCTGGCCACCCCGTTCCGCGATGGCGCGCTCGACGAGCCGGCCTACCGCGCCCTGGTCCGGCAGCAGATTGAGGGAGGCACCAGCGTCCTGGTGCCCATGGGCACCACCGGCGAGTCCGTGACGATGACGGCGGACGAGTGCGCGCGGGCGGTGCGGGTGGTGGTGGAGGAGGCGAAGGGCCGCGCGCTCGTGGTGGGCGGCGCGGGCTCCAACAACACCGCGGAGGTCATCGAGAGTGTCGCGCGCGTGCGCGACGCCGGCGCGGACGGCGCCCTCGTCGTGACGCCGTACTACAACCGGCCCACGCAGGCGGGCCTCGTGGCGCACTTCGGCGCGGTGGCGCGCGCGCACCCGGGCTTCCCCCTGGTCGCGTACAACGTCCCCGGCCGCACCGGCGTGGACCTGCTGCCGGAGACGGCGCTGCGCCTGTGCGACTTCCCGGAGGTGGTGGCCATCAAGGAGGCCACGGGCAACCTGGCCCGGACCATCGACCTGGTGGAGAAGTGCGGCGACCGGCTGACGCTCCTGTCCGGCGACGACTTCACCGTGCTGCCCTTCATCGCCTGCGGCGGCAAGGGCGTCATCTCCGTGTCCTCCAACGTGGCGCCGCGGATGATGGCGGACCTGGTCGCGGCGGCGCGCGCCGGAGACCTGGCGAAGGCGCGGGGGCTCCAGGTGAAGATGAACAACCTGCACCGGCTGCTCTTCGTCGAGTCGAGCCCCACCCCCGTGAAGTGGGCGCTGCACCTGATGGGCCTGTTCGGGCCGGAGATCCGCCTGCCGCTGCTGCCCATGACGGAGCCCAACGCCGCGAAGCTGCGCGACGAGCTGCGCCACCTGGGCCTGCTGCCGGCCTGA
- a CDS encoding TIGR04551 family protein, with the protein MSHVLLAALLVASSTATAQVTGEATPPPAPAEAAPAPAPADATQAPAATQAPAAEGAEPVTRDDLEAARQELRGEIRAEAAKQSLSGDEWSEEYPEETRKLEVFQLDGYFRLRPTLFYKFDLGKAPTRSIFPGSSNRYGENTQSFATMRLRLDPTFNVSEQVKIKLQVDGLDNLVFGSTPDTLNPLDQRNIFNIFSEDQESLGDTLSDSIKLRRAYGEVNTPVGILRFGRMGSQWGLGMLRNDGNCFDCDFGDTVDRIQFVTEPFAGWYVTPMLDFNAEGGTYSGGSEGEPVDLTQADDAHSWVIAIARRDTDAQIRSKLENNQGVLQYGLHFAYRTQAYDQAKNTEGQTTSGFVPRDASLYIPDLWLRYEERNWRLEFEFAAILGNIGNRAITVGESALDQSLKVAQFGGVAQGEVKLAQNKLSLGLELGFASGDKAPGFGNLQRKRGSNTDGSTAPGDVDGPQYRCDNTGCADNAIRNFRFNRDYRVDLILWRELLGGITDAFYIRPSVKYTVAPGIDIYGRVIYSQAIYAESTPSYTSKALGVEANAGVDYTTEDGFIAGVAYGILFPMKGLQEFAPELRRDLETPQTVRGWLGIKF; encoded by the coding sequence ATGTCTCACGTCCTGCTGGCGGCGTTGCTCGTCGCTTCCTCCACGGCCACCGCCCAGGTGACCGGCGAAGCTACGCCCCCACCCGCGCCCGCGGAGGCCGCGCCCGCTCCCGCCCCTGCCGACGCCACGCAGGCCCCGGCCGCCACGCAGGCTCCCGCCGCCGAGGGCGCCGAGCCCGTCACCCGGGACGACCTGGAGGCCGCCCGCCAGGAGCTGCGCGGGGAGATCCGCGCCGAGGCCGCCAAGCAGTCGCTCAGCGGCGACGAGTGGAGCGAGGAGTACCCGGAGGAGACCCGCAAGCTGGAGGTCTTCCAGCTCGACGGCTACTTCCGACTGCGCCCCACGCTCTTCTACAAGTTCGACCTGGGCAAGGCGCCCACTCGGAGCATCTTCCCCGGCTCGTCCAACCGCTACGGCGAGAACACCCAGTCCTTCGCCACCATGCGCCTGCGCCTGGACCCCACGTTCAACGTGTCCGAGCAGGTGAAGATCAAGCTCCAGGTGGACGGCCTGGACAACCTGGTGTTCGGCTCCACGCCGGACACGCTCAACCCGCTCGACCAGCGCAACATCTTCAACATCTTCTCCGAGGACCAGGAGTCGCTGGGCGACACGTTGTCGGACTCCATCAAGCTGCGCCGCGCCTACGGTGAGGTGAACACCCCGGTGGGTATCCTGCGCTTCGGCCGCATGGGCAGCCAGTGGGGCCTGGGCATGTTGCGCAACGACGGCAACTGCTTCGACTGCGACTTCGGCGACACGGTGGACCGCATCCAGTTCGTCACCGAGCCGTTCGCCGGCTGGTACGTGACGCCGATGCTGGACTTCAACGCCGAGGGCGGCACCTACAGCGGCGGCTCGGAGGGCGAGCCGGTGGACCTGACCCAGGCGGACGACGCGCACAGCTGGGTCATCGCCATCGCCCGCCGCGACACGGACGCGCAGATCCGCTCCAAGCTGGAGAACAACCAGGGCGTGCTCCAGTACGGCCTGCACTTCGCCTACCGCACGCAGGCCTACGACCAGGCCAAGAACACCGAGGGCCAGACGACCAGCGGCTTCGTGCCGCGCGACGCGTCGCTCTACATCCCGGACCTGTGGCTGCGCTACGAGGAGCGCAACTGGCGCCTGGAGTTCGAGTTCGCGGCCATCCTGGGCAACATCGGCAACCGCGCCATCACGGTGGGCGAGTCGGCCCTGGACCAGAGCCTGAAGGTCGCGCAGTTCGGCGGCGTGGCGCAGGGCGAGGTGAAGCTGGCGCAGAACAAGCTGTCGCTGGGGCTGGAGCTCGGCTTCGCCTCCGGTGACAAGGCGCCGGGCTTCGGCAACCTCCAGCGCAAGAGGGGCTCCAACACCGACGGCTCCACCGCGCCGGGCGACGTCGACGGGCCGCAGTACCGCTGCGACAACACGGGCTGCGCCGACAACGCCATCCGCAACTTCCGCTTCAACCGCGACTACCGCGTCGACCTCATCCTGTGGCGCGAGCTGCTGGGCGGCATCACCGACGCGTTCTACATCCGGCCCTCGGTCAAGTACACGGTGGCCCCGGGCATCGACATCTACGGTCGGGTCATCTACTCGCAGGCGATCTACGCGGAGTCCACGCCGTCGTACACGAGCAAGGCGCTGGGCGTCGAGGCGAACGCGGGCGTGGACTACACGACGGAGGACGGCTTCATCGCCGGCGTCGCGTACGGCATCCTCTTCCCGATGAAGGGCCTGCAGGAGTTCGCGCCGGAGCTGCGTCGCGACCTGGAGACGCCGCAGACGGTGCGCGGCTGGCTGGGCATCAAGTTCTAG